A portion of the Lolium rigidum isolate FL_2022 chromosome 1, APGP_CSIRO_Lrig_0.1, whole genome shotgun sequence genome contains these proteins:
- the LOC124666997 gene encoding GDSL esterase/lipase At5g55050-like, translated as MATRNGGVFVLVALCVSGLALRVAGAREPLMPAMYVLGDSTVDVGNNNFLPDCSAECRANYPRYGVDFPTHKPTGRFSNGYNLADQIAQFLGFTESPPAYASLPPEKILGQMKTGINFASGGSGLQDQTGLLQCGRVYTMTDQLEKFTSAVQMMGNSSYDLISRSLVFVSVGSNDLFEYVDGNATLSPSRNDTEFLEGLVATYKSYLQELYAAGARKFSIVSPSMVGCCPTQRFAGAAKKDLDGYRCFGTANDLSRQLYPKLHSMLQDLSADLAGMNYSICDSAAMAETVLKHAASPTLSKSANLTVLDTGCCGGAGLSGDGKCTKFASVCPNRDNYLFWDGFHPTQAASAEAAFALATDPGLYVRPINITRLAAL; from the exons ATGGCGACCAGAAACGGTGGGGTGTTCGTGCTCGTTGCGCTGTGCGTGTCCGGGCTCGCGCTGCGAGTTGCCGGCGCCAGGGAGCCGCTCATGCCGGCCATGTACGTGCTCGGGGACTCCACGGTGGACGTCGGCAACAACAACTTCCTGCCGGACTGCTCGGCCGAGTGCAGGGCCAACTACCCGCGCTACGGCGTCGACTTCCCCACCCACAAGCCCACCGGCCGCTTCAGCAACGGCTACAACCTTGCTGACCAGATAG CTCAGTTTCTTGGATTCACCGAGAGCCCACCAGCCTATGCATCCCTGCCGCCCGAGAAAATCCTTGGGCAGATGAAGACCGGCATCAACTTCGCATCAGGAGGGTCAGGACTCCAGGATCAGACGGG TTTATTGCAGTGCGGGAGAGTGTACACGATGACGGACCAGCTGGAGAAGTTCACGTCTGCCGTTCAGATGATGGGGAACAGCTCGTACGACCTCATCTCCAGGTCCCTCGTCTTCGTCAGCGTCGGCAGCAACGACCTGTTCGAGTACGTCGACGGCAACGCCACCCTGTCCCCTAGCCGCAACGACACCGAGTTTCTGGAAGGCCTCGTCGCCACTTACAAGAGCTACCTGCAG GAGCTGTATGCAGCCGGGGCGAGGAAGTTCAGCATCGTGAGCCCATCAATGGTGGGTTGCTGCCCAACGCAGAGGTTCGCCGGGGCGGCAAAGAAGGACCTGGACGGGTACCGTTGCTTCGGCACGGCCAACGACCTCTCCAGGCAGCTGTACCCCAAGCTACACTCGATGCTTCAGGACCTGAGCGCCGATCTCGCCGGCATGAACTACTCCATCTGCGACTCGGCCGCCATGGCCGAGACTGTCCTCAAACACGCCGCCTCACCTACATTGAGTAAGTCAGCTA ACCTGACGGTGCTGGACACGGggtgctgcggcggcgccggGCTGTCCGGGGATGGCAAGTGCACCAAGTTCGCTTCGGTGTGCCCGAATCGCGACAACTACCTCTtctgggacggcttccacccaacgCAGGCGGCATCGGCGGAGGCGGCGTTCGCGCTCGCCACCGACCCAGGGCTCTACGTCCGCCCCATCAACATCACGAGGCTGGCGGCGCTCTAG
- the LOC124667004 gene encoding homeobox-leucine zipper protein HOX2-like, with product MMPRSTGLGLELGLGLGLASQGSLTSSTTTASSSPASHWSAALSSVVGAAGRDAYHRAQQDYNGGHQNQLLQQQEPGRTSTSPESGVSGTKRALERTGSGVSRGAAASDEDDDGGDGAGGRKKLRLSKDQAAVLEECFKTHSTLNPKQKTALANRLGLRPRQVEVWFQNRRARTKLKQTEVDCEYMKRWCEQLAEQNKRLEKEVAELRALKAAPSPAQHQASPAATLTMCPSCRRVASTTAGQATTHQHPNNHHQQQCHPKQSNPQAAAAGNVLPSHCQFFPSTASSAADRSARQGTWNGAAQPLVTRELF from the exons ATGATGCCTCGCAGCACCGGTCTCGGCCTCGAGCTCGGCCTCGGTCTGGGGCTCGCCTCCCAGGGCAGcctcacctcctccaccaccaccgcctcctcctccccggcctcgCACTGGAGCGCCGCGCTCAGCTCCGTCGTCGGCGCCGCGGGCAGGGACGCCTACCACCGCGCGCAGCAGGACTACAACGGTGGTCACCAGAATCAGCTGCTGCAGCAGCAGGAGCCCGGGCGGACCTCCACGTCGCCCGAGAGCGGCGTCAGCGGCACCAAGCGGGCGCTCGAGCGCACCGGCTCCGGCGTCtcccgcggcgccgccgccagcgacgaggacgacgacggcggggacggcgccggcggccgcaAGAAGCTGCGCCTATCAAAGGACCAGGCCGCCGTCCTCGAGGAGTGCTTCAAGACGCACAGCACGCTCAACCCC AAGCAAAAGACGGCGCTGGCCAACCGGCTGGGCCTGCGGCCGCGGCAGGTGGAGGTGTGGTTCCAGAACCGCCGCGCGCGCACCAAGCTCAAGCAGACGGAGGTGGACTGCGAGTACATGAAGCGCTGGTGCGAGCAGCTCGCCGAGCAGAACAAGCGGCTCGAGAAGGAGGTGGCCGAGCTCAGGGCGCTcaaggccgcgccgtcgccggcgcAGCACCAGGCATCACCCGCCGCCACCCTCACCATGTGCCCATCCTGCCGCCGCGTCGCCTCCACCACggcgggacaggccactacgcaccAACATCCTAACAACCACCACCAGCAGCAATGCCACCCCAAGCAATCTAACccacaggccgccgccgccggcaacgtcCTGCCCAGCCACTGCCAGTTCTTCCCGTCCACCGCATCCTCCGCCGCCGACCGGTCGGCCAGGCAGGGCACGTGGAACGGCGCCGCGCAGCCGCTCGTCACCAGGGAACTCTTCTGA